A part of Blastopirellula marina genomic DNA contains:
- a CDS encoding sensor histidine kinase, which produces MTDLQATSQASIVEQQAKEIEILKRRLLEAQKLTAMGELVSTTTHEFNNVLMSVINYARMGLRHKDEQTRNNCFEKISAAGERAAKITTGVLAMAKNRGNRMEPTELSKIVDDTIVLLEREMRKYRIEIEFQNNDVPQALANGNQIQQVLLNLMINARQAMPQGGRLILRLSYDAADHMVDLLVRDHGVGIPSDQLPQIFDAFYSTKSGPDETGKGGTGIGLAACRDIVEAHQGKIRVQSTVGMGTAFTIRIPAAEANPSSRSDVSHVVPVSGGSMLPTSSVRQ; this is translated from the coding sequence ATGACCGACTTGCAAGCGACTTCTCAAGCATCAATCGTCGAACAACAGGCTAAGGAAATCGAAATCCTGAAACGCCGTCTGTTGGAAGCACAGAAGCTGACCGCGATGGGCGAACTGGTCAGCACGACGACTCACGAATTTAATAACGTGCTGATGTCGGTGATCAACTACGCCCGCATGGGGCTGCGTCACAAAGACGAACAAACCCGGAACAACTGTTTCGAAAAGATCTCGGCGGCTGGTGAACGCGCTGCGAAGATCACTACCGGCGTGCTGGCCATGGCGAAGAACCGGGGCAATCGGATGGAGCCGACCGAACTCTCGAAGATCGTTGACGACACGATTGTGTTGTTGGAACGCGAGATGCGCAAGTATCGCATCGAAATCGAATTCCAGAATAACGACGTTCCCCAGGCACTCGCCAACGGCAACCAGATTCAACAAGTCCTGCTGAACCTGATGATCAATGCCCGGCAGGCCATGCCCCAAGGGGGACGTTTGATTCTCCGGCTTTCGTACGACGCGGCTGATCACATGGTCGATTTGTTAGTGCGGGACCACGGTGTGGGCATTCCCAGCGACCAACTGCCCCAAATCTTCGATGCGTTCTACAGCACCAAAAGCGGCCCCGATGAAACGGGCAAGGGTGGCACCGGAATCGGTTTGGCGGCATGTCGTGATATCGTCGAGGCCCATCAAGGTAAGATCCGCGTGCAGAGCACAGTTGGTATGGGAACGGCGTTTACGATTCGGATTCCCGCAGCCGAGGCGAACCCCAGCAGTCGATCGGATGTCTCCCATGTTGTGCCCGTTTCCGGCGGCAGCATGCTTCCCACGTCGTCGGTGCGGCAATAG